Sequence from the Drosophila subpulchrella strain 33 F10 #4 breed RU33 chromosome 3R, RU_Dsub_v1.1 Primary Assembly, whole genome shotgun sequence genome:
ATTAATGGAACCTAGGACCGTCATAGTGAAAGATCACTAGGAAATCATTGAATTAGTAATTGATCAATTAAAGAGGAACTTAGGTAGCAACATATTACAATTCCTTATTAGAAAATACGAGATATTGTAAAAGGTCTTTAATCAACGTTAGGTATTGTACCTTTTATAACAAGGCTctagaaatatatttaaatgtagaagAATGTTGcattaaacaattaaaaatcTGTAAGACAAAGGAACCTTAATTGTAAACACCATTTTTATAATCATTTCCATAAATAATTGCTGGCCTCAGAAACACTAAAAGGACGGAAATGTAAAATTAAGTATAATCACTTAAACACTGTTGGGAAGGTGATCTTATACAGATAATCTACATTCGGCTTAACAAGTCGACAGATTTTTAATCAACTGAAAAATCTCTATAAATTTGGTTCCTTTGAATTTATTACACCCTTGCAGCCCTGGCCTTCGCTAGTCCCAAGGCAATCCTGAGATACCGATCTCGTTGACTATTCCCTCGTCGGCTGGGCCCTCCGTCGATTTTAAAGACAGAGGCGTCTGGGGATCGGCTACTGGTCTTGGCACACAGATAACCAAATGATGCTGGGTCAgtcaaatcaaaaaaaaaaacgaaagatCGAAACCAAAATGGAAAAAACAACCGAAAAGGCCCTAAGCAGAACCcataaaaaagaaacaaaaaacgatATCCTGTCCCGGGCGGGGGCTCCTCCATCTTAAAGTTGCCCTAGGGCAAGGCACTCATTTACCTGATCCGAAGCAATTATGTGCCCATAGCTTACCTTGACCATTGTGCACACGATTTTCTAGCCGAGTGGCCAGGGAGAATCTCGGCGAGGAGAATAAGGGGAGAACAAAGCGAAATCAGGATGGATGCGGGATGAATGATGACTCGATCCCTTTTTTGGGATACGTAGTTCCACCCCGGCTTTATGCCCATTTATTTTCTTCCAACCCCGAGCGACATTGTCGTAACTCGATTAGACACGCTGAGATAAGACTCTAATTTTTTGTGTTACCTTTGCTTATTGTCCGCACACGTGTTCAAAGGTCCAACCTTATATGCATGGTCCATACCCATCGGTAGCCCCGACTTTGGGTTCTTCTTAATTCTTCTTGTTTCGGCCTTGGCATTGTTTTCGCTTTCTTTTGTCTGTGCATCCGTGGGGCGATCGAAGAGTTAGTTACAATAGTTGGACAAACAGAGGTGCTAGCATTTCCGTTCTAGACCGCAAATTATTGGGAACCGTTTGGCTACGGGGAGTGTCTCAGCAATTTGCATGATTACTCACTAAAATAGTGGCAGAAAAAGTCGTGATCTTTCAATTTTAgctatataatttattatttatttatcacaTGAACTGCGCGTCCTCATCTAAAGCTTTGTGTgtgtatggtatggtatgttGTTTGCTTAAAACTAGGTTGGGAGTCGGAACTGGGGGAATTCCAGCGACTCGGAAGACTTTTACTTTCTATAATCTCTCCTGGGTTCTTTTCTTATAGAGGGGATATTGCTGATCCTCTCTACCAGGGACGCCAGACGTTCTCCTCGTCCTCGCTGTCGTCCTCCATCTTGGTCACATCGATGGTGGTCAGCAGGGAGTGGCTGACCGCTGAGCTGGCATTGGAGTTGGGACTGCCGGCGAAGCTGGAGACTGGAGAGATGGGCACGGAGTAGGCATCCCGGGTGGCGATCTGCACGGAGAGTGGAGCGTTGATGGGCAGGGGTTCCTTCTCAGCTGGCTGGATCTGGTTGAGGCGCTGTCCCAGGTGGGTCATCAGCTGGGTGCCCAGGCTGACATTCATGCCGGGCAGTTGGGACAGGGAGCGGGAGACCTCGTTCACGGCATGGATGTAACCGGAACGGAATCCCTCAGCCGGGGTCAGGCTCTCATCGCCGGAGGCCCTTTTGTGCTGGCGCTGCTGCTTCATCTTCTGCAAGTGGGTGACGGTCAGCTCCAGGATGTCGGCCTTCTCCAGCCGGGTGACATGCTCGCCCTCGGACTCCAGAGTGGCCACCATCAGATCCTTCAGCTCGTCCAGGCACTTGTTGATCCTGGCACGACGCTTCCTCTCCAGCATGGGCTTCATCACCTTGCGGTACTGATAGGTCTTGGACATCTCGGACATTTGTAGCGACGACATTTTGAGtttatttgtaattttttttttggtgtaaGTTGAGTTCTTTTGAGCTGTAGCTGCTCTGACGCTCGAAGACGTTGTGTGTTGTCAGACCTTCGGAATCCGGCCTTATATAGCCAGTCGGCCAGAAACAACCCCCAGAATGGGTCCGTGTGTGCTGGCATTTTGAGGAGGAGAACGAGTAAAAGGAGCAAAAGGGATGGCGACACACATCGTGTGCTGGAATGAGGGTTGGTTCATACTCATATGCAGACCCTTCCGCTTCTTGAGACCGCTCCTTATTGTTCGGGCGATTTCTTATTGTTGCCCCGGCACCCTTATCAAGCGAGGGCCAGGGAGCAGGATCGCTGGCAGGATCGTGGGAAACACTTTCCTGCTCGGTTTCTCACATCGCCTCGCTCACCTGCCCGCAAAAAGCAAAGGCAGCCGAGCATGGCTATGGGAATTTGCAGGGCGAACAGCTGCCGTTTCTAGATTTGTGTGTTATGATTTGACTATggcaggggcaggggcaggggcagCAAGGATAATGAACTGCCTGCTTTATGCCATCTCATCGGGGTACGGATCCTCTGGAGTTCCCACGATAGCGAGGGCCTCCGCcgggggatggggatggggataaGGACAAGGCGTTGCGATTCCTCGACGACTTCCTGTTTACCGTTGGCATTCCAAATTGGATCGGGTTCGTGTTCGGCGGCAGAGGAAGGTACGCAGACAAGGACGAAGGCATCCTGCACTTGTTGGTCGGCCGTTATGATCCTGTGGGAACATTGCTCGTGTGCGTCGAGTGTGCTTAATGTGTGTTCGACTTCGGCGATGCACCGATCCCCCTGACCCGGCAAGACCTCTGCAGTCCCTCTCCTCCTCCCTCCATCCCAGATGTAACAGGGGCCAGCGACGCTGATCCTGGAGCGCTGCTCGCATCGCGTGTGGCTCGCGGTGGACACACTTTCGGCTGTAAGTTGCTCGCGTTCCAGGATCTTTGTAATGGATGGATGGGTGGTGCATGACGGGGATTTGTAACACGAGTGGGGCTTCAAATGGGGTGGAGTCAATGGGAATTTCTGAAGGAGGCCAAGAGGCTAAGAATGAAGCTCATCCAAGCTTACTTCTGGAGTTCTTAGTAGGTTATACAATTTTATGAACATGGTATTCAGAAAAATAGTTACTAATTAGAAATATCGTAAGCTAAACgttcattaaaaaaacatgTTGTATACACATacatgttgtttatttttttggagTATTTATCCGGGAACAACCATATCATAcactttttataaataaaaacattcgaaatataaaaaaaaacttggaCGGTACGATACAttaaggaaatattttatctttttttaaaatcactttTCTTAATAAGCCAGTTTTTTACGACATATGTATGTATCACCTCGTAACACCGAATTTAATCGCAATGTGAAAGCTTGCAAATATATTTCGGTGTTAGATTATACTTAGCTCAAATTATAGACGTGGTACGTTTGCAATGTTTATTACTTCTAATCATAGAAGAATGTAAGAGCAAACATTTAGAGTATATTGAAAAACGAGAAGCTGTAATAAAGAACATTTGACAATAAGACTCCGAGCATACATTGCTGAAATAATGCCTTCAGTTATGACATTCCCACTAAAAACGGCTATAAAAGTAACCAGTAAATTATTTCAACCCTCGATTCTTCATAACCCAAATAATATAGTACTCTTAAAATTTCAGTTTATGCTCTTTTTATTATTCAAGTATTCATGGCTTATATCGAGTGTGGTAAagcaaaaatgtaaatttaaagCATACAAAAATATGTGTTTCCTTAATGAAACTAAGTGGAAGCTCGGTGGGGAAGCTCTTTGTTGAGATGATCAAATAAATTACAATCAATTAAATACATGAATCTTTATACCTACGGGAGATCAATTACAAAATACGAACTTAAGAACTATCACAGGAACATCACATCATATCAAATCAACTACCAACTAATTACGATTCTGAGGCAAATGTTTACACTAGACCTTGGAAAACTTGGATCGTTTCTAAATGAAACTACATAAGTAGTAAAGCTATCAATGTTAATTGGTTGCGTGTATTTGGAATGCCCATTTCACCAGGGACGCCAGACATCCTCGCCATGGGGAATATCCTCTTCCTGTGGGGATTTGGAGCGCTTCTGATCGGCTAGATTGACGGGTTCTTCAGCCATTTCGGGACAGGATTCCTCCTGCTTGATATCCTTGAGCTGGTGGCCCAACTGCTTCATCAGGTGGGTGCCGAACTTGAGATCCAGGCCGGGAACAGTGGAGAATATGTGGGAGACCTCGTAGGCGGCCTGGGTGTATCCGGCGCGGAATTTGTCTAAGTTAACCTGGTTGGCGGCTGGAGGAGATTGGGGACTGGCCactcgctgctgctgctgcgcctTCAGATAGTTGACTGTGAGCTCCAGGATGTCCGCCTTCTCCAGTTTGCTGACCTGCTCCCCCTGCGCATCCATTGTGTCCACGATGAGATCTTTCAGCTCATCCAGATACAGGTTCATCCGGGCACGTCTCTTGCGCTCCAGCAGAGGTTTGGTCACCTTGCGGTAGTGCTGAGTCTTGGTCATAAATCTCTGACCCTGCACGGCCATTGTGTTTGAAGAGTTTGTAGTTGTTTGTAAATAAAGTTGCGAGATTGCGATGTCGCTGCTGCCGCTCCGCACTGCACGGTAGTCACTTGAGAAATGATCTTGCCGCAAGGTAAGCTGATCCTTTTTGTAGCTGCCACACAGCCGGTGCCGTACACTTGCGAAAGCGAAATCGAAATCCTCCCCTAACTGCCACCACGCACAGTGATCACAGCGATCACAACGACGCTCCTCCACGGCGACGATCACGATCAGCACGAAGCATCAATCGGGTCACTCTCTGCTTGTGGCAAGATTCCCTCGGCGCTGCACGTGTGCAACATCAAAAAAATTGGATCGGGCGGAAGCCGCTGCGGCTCTCTCTttttgcactgagaaaaattaATGGGTTCCTAGAAACATTTTATGATATATAGAATCCGAAAAAAATATAGCAATTCCCACTATATTACGTTGATCAACTGTGAGtgtaaaaaaaaggaaatacaatattgaaatattttaagaatatatagatatataagGGATCAATAAGTTTTAAGTCTTTTTGGTTGATTTTAAGAGTGATCAGTCTTTGATAGAAACTTCATCAAATATTGGCGCATGGGATCGCTTAGAAGTATACTATAGTTTTTGCCTAATGAGGAACTAGTACATCCTTCAACAtcagtatatattttttttaagttccaCTTGGTTCCGTCTAACGACTTGATCAAGGGCCATGTATAAAAGtcgaatgattttttttatataataccaattaaattatttttagtgTACTGACTAGGGCCCAGTAACACGTTCTTCGGATCTTGGCTCTCTTCGGGCGTCTCTCTTCCTCGTGCTGTTGCCGTGCGCCGGCGCAACAACccgaagaagaagaagaagaagggtCGGAGGTGAGTCGCAAGAAGAAGAGCCAGAGCCGAGGAAAGACGAGAGCCGGAGCAatcaaccaccaccaccagcagcgcACCACACGCACACACGACACAACATCGACATCGCCATGACCTCGACCTGCCTGCCAGCCATCCGTGCCACTCCATCCGCTCCCTGGTGCCCACTCCTCTCGGGAAAAGAGAGCCGTGCCCCATGCGTGCCGTCCTCACTTAAGCCAAAGAGCCAATCTCGTCGAGGCGATGCCATTGTTGCACATGGGTGAGGCCTTCTGGCTGTGTGCGTGCAGGGACACTGAGGAAAAAtggcttttaaaataaagtttataATCTAATTAGATATAAGGTACCTGGTTCTTGGGATGGCAAAGGTTATAAGCTACAATTAACATTCTTTTGGAAAattaaaagtaatattttgtaaatcgaAAAAATTAATTACTTATACAATTATAGTGTCCAATAGATTACTATCAAAAATGAAGAATTGGTTGCTAaggaaaaatatattctttcAAGTTCAAGTATATCATATTTATATTACCATTTGGggttcttaaaaaaattttttttgcttacGATTTTCCTTTAAAAACGTTATTAAGATGTAAACTATTTTCTATATCTCGAAGACTACCATATTTCGAACCTACAACGTCCTCCAAAAGGTTTTTCTATGAAAGTACCTAGAAACAAAtaccttttcaataagtagcTTGTATTAACTTTTGGTATTTAATAAAGTACATTTTTTTCTGATGTTCCGTAtgtcaaattaaattaaactttttagGTATCATTTCTTTAAGTGCAGGCTCTTCCCTTTTGGCGCACAGTCACACAGACCTCATTTCCTCTTTGGCGCGACATTGCGTTACACTTAGCAGAAGCAACCACCGCAGCAACCACCACCAGTGGAGTAGCACCACCCAGAGCCAGAGGCAGGGAAGCGGCAAACAGCCGGTGCTCCGATGGGTCGGTGTCGGTGCATGTGCATCGTGAGAAAGTTTACTGGAGACATTCCCACAAGTATTGGGATTGTGCCGCACTCCTGCTCCCGGCTGCTCGGCTTTGGACTCGGCCTCGGTCAGCTGTGACACTTGTTTGGCGCATTTTGCGAGATTGGCTCTTCGGATTGGGCCATTGACGAAATCCACCTGCCCGAGGGTGAGTTCCAGTTCAAATTCAGGACCAGGGGTCGCTGCAATCGCAGCCATGAAATCGAGAAGTTAACAAACAGAAAACAGAGAAACGGCACCAGCGACATTCGCTGACATCTGATGGCACTGATTTCGTACATTTCGTTTGCAGTAATCTTCGTGGGGGAGGTTTTTGAGATCATCGGCGTTGCAATGTTTTGATATGGATTTCGGGATGGCTGAAGAAAGACAGCCATATGCAAAAACAAAGACTTCAATTTGCATGGAAAGAAGATTTTAGAGGAGGGATAAACTGCTGACAATGATGAATCTTCCCACTTATGTGGGGTTGGTTTTAAAATCTGCTGGCAGATCAAGGATCTTAACCGAAATGTAAGCACAATATTGCCGCATTCTATATAATCCTAAGGAAAGATCGGGATCACCAATCAAAACTTTCCCATTAAAACAAGCTTTCTTATAttctttaaacattttaattgaaagtATATTAAGTTGTTCGATATTCTTTTACATTGATAAATTTGGGACATTAACATTTCATAAATATCTTCAAGTGGCTGTAATATACAAAGATACATATTCGTTTGATACACATATAGCAACACACACATATACATTTAGATTAATAATAATGCATAGAATCCTGTTCCATTTGCTCAtctagttttaaaaaattcctCGTGTTTTAAGCGGGTAACGCCGAATACAGTTTAAAATCCATGTGCTAGAAAGTAAGTGTAACGGACTAATTTGTTTCGTTTATTGTTTAATAAGAGGTACAAATGTTTAACGTTCGTAAGGTTTTATTTTGGTTCGATTCTTTTCGCTTATCAACTCTATTTCGATAAAAATCTTGGTTTGTGcttaaaactaaattatatttaaagcgGACTGGGTAGTTTTTTAAGCTTATCTTCGTTTAGTTTTTGGTGTTTTAGAACTTTCTTCGAGAATGTgctgatgaaataaattagTAAGGACTAATGAGATATGAACTTGGTTAAAAAAAACAGTAGTAATtagaataaaagaaaaaataaatgccaTCTGATACATTTGCTGCGGGGAGATTCCTTTATAATACAAAACAATGCGAGCGACATTTGGAACATGCCGCCCTCTTAAAGCTTTAAGTTATTCTGTTATTCGTTTCGTTTGATTTTGCCTTTAAACGCTTTAGTGGTTAACTCCGTTTCGCCTGGTCGTGGTCATCTTCTCAGGAACTGGTGGACTTGGTGTGCCTAGTTGCAGTTGCGGATGGCAAactttaaaatgtacaatCGGTAAtcgttaaaaaatatttccgtTCGATATCTTCCTCTACGGAGCTTACAGGATCCACTCCCCTCTACACATACACCTTATATACACTCATTTTTACACACATCTCCTCCTTTCGCATTGAGTGGCCATCGCTTCTGGACATtctatacatacatataccaatatataaatattctaTGATTTTGTACGACTTTCTGTGGGGATTTGGTTTTCACGTTCTCTAAAAGCACTTTTTAAACAGATTTAGGAAACGCATTACTTTTGCGATTAGTGTGGTACGTCTAGTGCGCGGGTTTGTAGTTGTTATTCATGCAGCTGAAAGTAAGACAAAAGTTGCATAAACACATCGAGGGAAGGAATATAGTCGGGGAAAAAGGAAAATCTGGGCGAAGAAGCGGTGAAGattattaaatttacttataatttaCTTCAATTATCTATTGGCTCGTATAAAATATAGTCTtcaatgaaaatatataaaatcttGATGTATTTTCTGTGTTTTCTTGTTTGTTCTTAGCCAAATTAGCAGCTACTGGAAACTGAAACTTGCACAGGGTGTGATTTTTCAAATTGCAGtattataaaattttcttGGCATGCATCGGTATATCAGAAATATATTTCGGTTCTCTGCTAGAACTCAGCTATCGTGAATTACATTTTTCGACTCTATTAATCTTTAAACAACAATTATTTTTGACAACACTACTCTACGCTACAAAAAAGGTGCGTTTAATTCACCCACATGATTTCGAAAATATGTTGTAAATGCTTCAAGGTACCAGATTTATCATCAATATATAATTCTCAAATCTTCAACATCAATTTGCTAATGCGTGTACGATTAAGTGCATTTCCTTCAGGCTTTTGGTACTGTGTTTAACAATTTGCATATCGAATAAGGTGTCCATAATTACAAAAATGAATCGTTTCGAGTTTCGAGACAATAATTCCATTTGGCAAAGCTTAGATAACTACGAAATACATATTTGTTTCCAATATTGGTGTTATTTAGTGGCATTGTTTTCGGCTATTCATCGTTTGTCTTTAGTTGcagttttaatatattttgtattttacttGTGGAACGTTCAATGTGATGGACTGTCGTTAATTCGATGTTTGGCGCGTGATTTGCTGTGTGAGGCGCGTCGCAGGCTGCTGACGCTGCCTGGGCAATTGTCATAAAAATCTAATGATTCCGATGAGAATGCTATATATCGCAATTGGTGTGATATAAAGAAAAGGTTAGGTTTGAGTAAATACTGTTTGTAAAATTCTGTGTTCATTCAAACGGGGCTTGGGCTTGCTATTGAAAAGTAAACGCTCTAGGTTAAAGCAATGCATTACGGTATAGCTGTTGGAAAGAGCTAAGGAACGATATACAGGGTACTAACCTTTGTCCGTGGGGGAGCCCAAGGTCAGGCTGCTCAGGCTGGAGCTCAGGTTGTAGGGACGCGGAGAGGGTGGCACCGGGGCGGACTCATCGCCTGGCAAGCAGGTCTCAACCATGGCCTCCAGGCAGTTGACAAACAGCTCCGAGGATTCACCCATCATGTTGTACTGCAAATAGGtagtatttataaataatgatATTCTACGGAGTATAGTTAGGAACCCACCTTGGTGAAGGGTCCAGCAAATCGCCATAGTCCGCCAAAGCCACAACTTTGGAGGAAGTGGAGCTGCTGCTGGGAGGGATCTTCGCTGGCCAGCATGTTTTGTATAATGCTCTGGACTGAGTTGAGCACCACTTGATCGTGTGACACCGACAAAATATTGTTTATCTTCTGGTCCAGCAAAGAATGGCTGAAatcaaaaacattattaaagCTTCTTAAAAAGAGATGTATAACCGTATAAACTCACATAACTGGAAACACCTTGGGAAAGACCACCGATCCTTCGGCCAAATACTGATATAAAACGCGGGTTTCGCCCTCATCCGACGAGTATTTGACCAAGGTGGCCAGAACAGTCAATACCAGGGCTTGTATGGACAAATCAGGCAGGACCTCAGGGTCCAATAGGACATTCGACTCGTTGGATACCGAAGAACGCGAACCGCGTTCCtgttcaaatatatatttacaggTGTTAGTGAAGTTACCATACAAAGTGCAATCCAATTACACACAGATATGGTCTAAAAAACTTGTGAAGATGAAAGATTTACGATATAAACTAAATGTGCATGTTGGCCATCGAATGGCTTTATTACTGCCTTCATTCAGTGCCATGCAAGAGAAACCAAACTAAATGACATTACAACGAAACATCAATGTTACTTTTAAAGTGGGTTTAGTGGCGAACTTAGATATAGAGGATTTAGTGGGGTAGTAGAGTTAGTCTTAGCTAAGAGATAAGTTTTGTTGGGCAATACCTGACGTTCTTCGATGCCGGCGGCATTGTTCGGATCTTTGGTTGTCGGCACCGAGAATGAGCGTTGAGTTTTAAACAAAACCCGCGCGTTCTACGGATGTTTAATTTAATGTTCGTGGTGGTGTTATTTTGTCACAGTGTTGATGTTGGAGTTTCAGTTTTAGCGGGTTTCGGTAACCAAATCAAACGTAAATCAAATTACAATGTTCATgcgtagtagtagtagtagaaGTGGCAGGTGGCAGTGACAGTTTATAGTTCATAAAGGACATATAGTAATATTGATATTGATGAGTTACAAGCACCAATTAGATGTAAGATTCGGCAGGCATATTATGGCATTAATACGGTTTTAACGAGTATACATTGTGATTCATATGtaacgtttttttttatattcaaatCAAACATAAAaagagaaaagaaaaaaatcattGAACGATTATTAGTTATGCAACGGCTGATCTCGATAGATAGTTGATATTACAAGTAGGTTGGATATATAGAGTATATAGGTTGGAATATGTAAACTCAAGTAGATAGCCAAAAGTTACTATAGCAGATGGTTATAACAACTTTTGCACAGCGAATTTCGAACAAGTGGGGAATACAGCTTGGCTCGATTGATCTTATAAGCTCACCTGAAGAGTGGGGACCTTGTGCTGGCGAGCAAACTGCAAGGCGGACTGGTCTAGGATGTCCCAACTTTTTTGCCGACGTGACAGCGGCATGCCAATCTGAGGAGGATTTAAAAAAGTAGATTTCACTTCATAAAATCCAGGTTCTTTAATCTTACGGCTTGCACTCCGCTGGCAACTTCGCCATTCTCCACACTGCCACTAAGATCGGCGGGCCAGCGGGGCAGGGCGTGCTTCACATGACACCTGGAACGGACTTCCTCGGATACAGCCACTAGAGCAGTTAAGTATGCCACACTATCGGGAGTCACCTCGAACTTGTCCCGATGCAGCGGTTTGGCTATGATGCCCAAGAGCATGGTCAGCACTCGGGAAGTGCGGGAAACAGTTGTGGGTGTGGGATGCCGGAAGCcctgaaaaataataaaccaaTGATTTAAAAAGTAGCTTTGGTCTTTATAGGCTCTAAAATTACCTTGATCAAATGCCCCACCAGGGCAAAGTGGAAATTGCTGCGGAACGAAAGGCCCACAGCGTGATCCAGTTGCTTAAAGTGCCACTCCAGCTTTTCCCTTGTCTTCATCATCACCTCGGCTATAGTTTCCTTCTTGTCGAAGCAGCCCTGGGACTTGAGCGTATGCAGGTTTTGCTCAAGCAGGGCTAGTCCAGCACCGTACAGGGTAATCTCGTCCAGCTGCAGCACCGAAATGGCCACCCAGAAGAGGGCCCGATGAATGGGAGATTCCGGACGCAACAGCGGTTGAATGCGAGTCAAACACATGACAAGCGCCTCGATCAGAATAAGATCGTTAAACGATTCCAGGGCCTTGACCAGGATGCGGAGCAACTGCTTCACCTCGTGGTCAGTAACACTCTTGCTGATGCATCCGTAGACTATGAGAGCTCTCGGCTGCAGAGCTGGGTTGTAGCAGAAGGCGAAACTGCGGGCCAGGGAGGTCCAGGTGTTTAGCCACTCACAATCTGGAACATCGCGCATGCAGGCCTCCATGATTTCGAGTAGGGCATCCGTTATGACCTCCAGCGAAGGTAGCGACAACCTCTCCCGATCGGCGGGCAACGGTTGGGTAACTCTCTCATTTCCCAGCCACTTATCTGTGGGATGACGGCAGCTGGAGCGGAAGGCAGTCACTGCTGCCGACTTGACCTTGCTGATACCGAAGAGCAAGTAGAACTTGGGCAGCGAAAACTCATCCAACGAAAGTCGAAGTACCCGCTGCGCCTCCTCCGAAAAGGAGGGATTTGTGCAGGTGCACAGCGAGTGGATGATGTTGATCACCAGGCCGTGGGTGGAGGCTCGCATCGACAGAGATCCCGAACAGACCAAAA
This genomic interval carries:
- the LOC119561416 gene encoding enhancer of split mdelta protein, producing the protein MAVQGQRFMTKTQHYRKVTKPLLERKRRARMNLYLDELKDLIVDTMDAQGEQVSKLEKADILELTVNYLKAQQQQRVASPQSPPAANQVNLDKFRAGYTQAAYEVSHIFSTVPGLDLKFGTHLMKQLGHQLKDIKQEESCPEMAEEPVNLADQKRSKSPQEEDIPHGEDVWRPW
- the LOC119553972 gene encoding LOW QUALITY PROTEIN: uncharacterized protein LOC119553972 (The sequence of the model RefSeq protein was modified relative to this genomic sequence to represent the inferred CDS: deleted 3 bases in 2 codons) yields the protein MTSTCLPAIRATPSAPWCPLLSGKESRAPCVPSSLKPKSQSRRGDAIVAHGAGSSLLAHSHTDLISSLARHCVTLSRSNHRSNHHQWSSTTQSQRQGSGKQPVLRWVGRCMCIVRKFTGDIPTSIGIVPHSCSRLLGLDSASVSCDTCLAHFARLALRIGPLTKSTCPRWL
- the LOC119558272 gene encoding enhancer of split mgamma protein is translated as MSSLQMSEMSKTYQYRKVMKPMLERKRRARINKCLDELKDLMVATLESEGEHVTRLEKADILELTVTHLQKMKQQRQHKRASGDESLTPAEGFRSGYIHAVNEVSRSLSQLPGMNVSLGTQLMTHLGQRLNQIQPAEKEPLPINAPLSVQIATRDAYSVPISPVSSFAGSPNSNASSAVSHSLLTTIDVTKMEDDSEDEENVWRPW